The following coding sequences lie in one Phragmites australis chromosome 8, lpPhrAust1.1, whole genome shotgun sequence genomic window:
- the LOC133927557 gene encoding uncharacterized protein LOC133927557 produces the protein MAQEGGQGGDAGCGAVGGRGAEAGRGGMHQGPHNGNGSRGYHGLGNDGSYGGMSGYHPEYGTGFGCGGYATYGSCGWPRANSYDHRGARGFSEHRPGYGGRHDGGSGFVGQGRASLDGFAGGRIGGGATHAPEGEVPTREVPVAHQRDGVGGQQGSQRLGEEIVVVAYNKNTMLDVVPEGSSTLSKGKVYAGASPSKDHQGKVRNNFGTIRVAVLDVDLVPKVISVVIGEKLYDIHLLVEQVLEGNKKDMNTDNPNGDDDANATKEDENMEDREAKRPKSNGKAKINDKENDDASAGQITRENARVYL, from the exons atggcccaagaggggggacAGGGTGGTGATGCTGGATGTGGGGCAGTGGGTGGAAGGGGAGCTGAGGCCGGACGTGGAGGCATGCATCAGGGACCTCACAATGGTAATGGCAGCAGAGGATACCATGGACTGGGCAATGATGGTAGCTATGGTGGCATGTCGGGATATCATCCAGAATATGGCACGGGTTTTGGTTGTGGTGGCTATGCTACATATGGCAGCTGTGGGTGGCCTCGCGCAAACTCCTATGATCATCGGGGTGCGCGGGGTTTCAGCGAGCACCGACCAGGATATGGTGGTCGACATGATGGAGGTTCTGGTTTTGTCGGGCAAGGTAGGGCTAGTCTTGATGGTTTTGCTGGTGGCCGAATTGGAGGTGGAGCTACTCATGCACCAGAGGGTGAGGTGCCGACACGAGAGGTGCCAGTTGCTCATCAAAGGGATGGTGTAGGGGGACAGCAAGGATCCCAAAGGCTAGGAGAGGAAATTGTAGTAGTTGCATACAATAAAAATACAATGCTGGATGTTGTTCCTGAGGGGTCTTCCACTCTAAGCAAGGGCAAGGTTTATGCTGGGGCCAGCCCCTCAAAGGATCATCAGGGAAAGG TTAGAAACAACTTTGGTACGATTCGAGTTGCTGTCTTGGATGTAGACTTGGTCCCAAAGGTCATTAGTGTGGTCATTGGAGAAAAATTATATGACATTCACCTTCTTGTGGAACAAGTACTAGAAGGAAATAAGAAGGATATGAATACCGATAACCCAAATGGAGATGatgatgcaaatgcaacaaaagaagaTGAGAACATGGAAGATAGAGAGGCAAAGAGGCCTAAAAGCAATGGGAAAGCGAAAATCAATGACAAGGAAAATGATGATGCATCAGCTGGTCAGATCACTCGAGAAAATGCAAGAGTCTATCTCTGA